From one Neovison vison isolate M4711 chromosome 1, ASM_NN_V1, whole genome shotgun sequence genomic stretch:
- the LOC122900348 gene encoding putative olfactory receptor 2B8: MEQKNGSSFMGFILLGFSDRPQLELVLFVVLLIFYLFTLLGNATIIALSYLDPHLHTPMYFFLSNLSFLDLCYTTSSVPQLLVHLRTADKSISIGGCVVQLFVFLGLGCTECILLGVMAFDRYAAICKPLQYTVIMHPRLCALMASASWFFGFGNSLLQTVLIFLLPLCGRNKIDHFLCEVPALLKLVCVDTTVNQSELFFASVIILLVPVALIIFSYGQIVRAVLRIKSSAGQRKAFGTCGSHITVVSLFYGTAIYAYLQPSNSYSQDQGKFVSLFYAIITPTVNPVIYTLRNKDVTGAMKKVLCRGHDSR; this comes from the coding sequence ATGGAACAGAAGAATGGCAGTTCTTTCATGGGGTTTATCCTGCTGGGGTTCTCTGACCGGCCTCAACTGGAGCTAGTCCTCTTTGTGGTTCTCCTGATCTTCTACCTGTTCACTCTGCTGGGAAATGCCACCATCATTGCCTTGTCCTACCTCGACCCACATCTACATActcccatgtactttttcctctcCAACCTAAGCTTTCTGGACCTGTGTTACACGACCAGCAGTGTCCCGCAGCTCCTGGTTCATCTCAGGACAGCAGACAAGTCCATCTCAATTGGTGGCTGTGTAGTTCAGCTGTTTGTCTTCTTGGGGCTGGGATGCACGGAATGCATTCTCTTAGGGGTCATGGCGTTTGACCGCTatgcagccatctgcaagcccctGCAGTACACCGTGATCATGCACCCCCGTCTCTGTGCCCTCATGGCTTCTGCGTCATGGTTCTTTGGTTTTGGCAACTCCTTATTGCAGACAGTGCTCATCTTCCTTTTGCCACTTTgtgggagaaataaaatagacCATTTCCTTTGTGAGGTCCCTGCACTACTCAAGCTTGTCTGTGTTGACACCACTGTGAATCAGTCTGAGCTCTTCTTTGCCAGTGTGATCATTCTCCTTGTACCTGTGGCATTGATCATCTTCTCCTATGGTCAGATCGTCAGGGCGGTCTTAAGAATAAAGTCATCTGCAGGGCAGAGGAAAGCGTTTGGCACATGTGGGTCCCACATCACAGTGGTCTCCCTGTTCTATGGCACGGCCATCTATGCTTACCTCCAGCCCAGCAACAGCTACTCCCAGGATCAGGGCAAGTTTGTTTCTCTGTTCTATGCCATCATCACCCCCACAGTCAACCCTGTCATATATACACTGAGGAACAAGGATGTGACAGGAGCAATGAAGAAGGTACTTTGCAGGGGCCATGACTCCAGATGA